A portion of the Moraxella ovis genome contains these proteins:
- the fusA gene encoding elongation factor G: MARKTPLNRYRNIGISAHIDAGKTTTSERILFYTGKNHKLGEVHEGAATMDWMEQEQERGITIASAATTCFWSGMSNQFPEHRINLIDTPGHVDFTIEVERSMRVLDGACMVYCAVGGVQPQSETVWRQANKYKVPRLAFVNKMDRTGANFFRVVEQVKTRLGGNPVPVVVPIGAEDNFEGVVDLLEMKSIIWDVESQGMKFEYGEIPADLVDVAKEWRNNMVEAAAESSEELMDKYLEEGDLSREDIVAGLRTRTLACEIQPMLCGTAFKNKGVQRMLDAVIEFLPAPNDVEAIRGILDDKDETEGTRESSDDEPFAGLAFKIQNDKYVGNLTYVRIYSGVAQQGDSVYNPVKMKRERIGRIVEMHANSQEEVSEARAGDIVAFVGLKDVTTGDTLCDNDNVITLERMEFPDPVISLAVEPKTKADQEKMSIALGRLAKEDPSFRVRTDEESGQTIISGMGELHLDIIVDRMKREFNVEANIGAPQVAYRETIRQTVEVEGKFVRQTGGRGKFGHVWLRLEPLDPEGEVEYEFAEEIVGGVVPKEYHAAVDKGIQERMKNGVLAGYPVVNVKATLYDGSYHDVDSDELSFKMAGSMAFKKGFMQASPALLEPIMKVEVETPEDYMGDIMGDLNRRRGMVQGMDDLPGGTKAIRAEVPLAEMFGYATQMRSMSQGRATYSMEFAKYQETPKNVADEIIKKFTAKDDDE, encoded by the coding sequence ATGGCACGTAAAACCCCCCTAAACAGATATCGTAACATCGGTATCTCTGCGCACATCGATGCTGGTAAAACCACCACATCTGAGCGTATTTTGTTCTACACAGGTAAGAACCACAAACTAGGTGAAGTGCACGAAGGTGCTGCCACCATGGACTGGATGGAGCAAGAGCAAGAGCGTGGTATTACCATCGCATCAGCAGCAACCACTTGCTTTTGGTCAGGTATGTCTAATCAATTCCCAGAGCATCGCATCAACCTAATTGACACCCCCGGCCACGTTGACTTCACCATCGAAGTTGAACGTTCTATGCGTGTATTAGACGGTGCGTGTATGGTTTACTGTGCGGTTGGCGGTGTACAGCCTCAGTCAGAAACTGTATGGCGTCAAGCTAACAAATATAAAGTGCCACGTCTTGCGTTCGTCAACAAAATGGACCGTACTGGTGCGAACTTCTTCCGCGTAGTTGAGCAAGTAAAAACTCGTCTAGGTGGTAACCCTGTACCTGTAGTTGTGCCAATCGGTGCTGAAGATAACTTTGAAGGTGTTGTTGACCTGCTTGAGATGAAATCTATCATCTGGGATGTAGAATCTCAAGGCATGAAGTTTGAATACGGCGAAATTCCTGCCGACCTGGTTGATGTTGCTAAAGAATGGCGCAACAACATGGTTGAAGCAGCAGCTGAAAGCTCAGAAGAGCTGATGGACAAGTACCTAGAAGAAGGCGATCTGTCTCGTGAAGACATCGTAGCTGGTCTTCGTACTCGTACACTAGCATGTGAAATCCAACCAATGCTATGTGGTACTGCCTTCAAAAACAAAGGCGTACAGCGTATGCTTGACGCGGTGATCGAATTCCTACCTGCGCCAAATGACGTTGAAGCCATCCGTGGTATCCTAGATGACAAAGATGAAACCGAAGGTACTCGTGAGTCTTCTGATGATGAACCATTTGCTGGTTTGGCATTCAAAATTCAAAACGATAAGTACGTTGGTAACTTGACTTATGTACGTATCTATTCTGGTGTTGCTCAGCAAGGTGACAGCGTATATAACCCTGTTAAGATGAAGCGTGAGCGCATCGGTCGTATCGTTGAGATGCACGCTAACTCACAAGAAGAGGTGAGCGAAGCCCGTGCTGGTGACATCGTAGCATTCGTAGGTCTAAAAGACGTAACTACTGGTGATACACTATGTGATAATGACAATGTTATCACCCTTGAGCGCATGGAATTCCCAGATCCAGTTATCAGCCTAGCGGTTGAACCAAAAACCAAAGCTGACCAAGAGAAGATGTCTATCGCTCTAGGCCGTCTGGCTAAAGAAGACCCTTCATTCCGTGTACGCACCGATGAAGAATCAGGTCAAACCATCATCTCTGGTATGGGTGAGCTACACCTTGACATTATCGTTGACCGCATGAAGCGTGAATTTAACGTTGAAGCGAACATCGGTGCTCCTCAAGTTGCATACCGTGAAACGATCCGTCAAACTGTTGAAGTTGAAGGTAAATTCGTTCGTCAAACTGGTGGTCGTGGTAAGTTCGGTCACGTTTGGCTACGTCTTGAGCCGCTTGATCCTGAAGGTGAAGTGGAATACGAATTTGCTGAAGAAATCGTGGGCGGTGTTGTACCTAAAGAATACCACGCTGCAGTAGACAAAGGTATCCAAGAGCGTATGAAAAACGGCGTTCTAGCAGGCTACCCAGTAGTTAACGTTAAAGCAACTCTATATGATGGTTCATACCATGACGTTGACTCTGACGAACTATCGTTCAAAATGGCAGGTTCTATGGCATTCAAGAAAGGCTTTATGCAAGCCTCTCCAGCATTGCTTGAGCCTATCATGAAGGTAGAAGTTGAGACTCCAGAAGACTACATGGGCGATATCATGGGCGACTTGAACCGTCGTCGTGGTATGGTTCAAGGTATGGACGATCTACCTGGCGGCACCAAAGCCATCCGCGCTGAAGTACCGCTTGCTGAGATGTTCGGTTATGCTACCCAAATGCGTTCTATGTCTCAAGGTCGTGCGACTTACTCTATGGAATTCGCAAAATACCAAGAGACTCCGAAGAACGTTGCTGATGAGATCATCAAGAAGTTCACTGCTAAAGACGACGACGAGTAA
- the rpsG gene encoding 30S ribosomal protein S7, giving the protein MPRRRVVAAREILPDPKFGSQTIAKFINHVMVDGKKSVAEKIVYGALETVAAKRNVEDPVAFFEEVLESVRPTVEVKARRVGGATYQVPMEVRPSRRTALAMRWLADAAAKRSEKSMALRLAGELNDAAEGKGAAIKKRDDVHRMADANKAFSHFRF; this is encoded by the coding sequence ATGCCAAGACGTCGTGTCGTCGCTGCCCGTGAAATCCTACCAGATCCTAAATTCGGCAGCCAAACCATTGCAAAATTCATCAACCACGTAATGGTTGATGGTAAAAAATCAGTCGCTGAAAAAATCGTTTACGGCGCACTAGAAACTGTTGCTGCTAAGCGCAACGTTGAAGATCCAGTTGCATTCTTTGAAGAAGTGCTAGAAAGCGTTCGCCCAACGGTGGAAGTTAAAGCTCGCCGTGTTGGTGGTGCTACCTACCAAGTACCTATGGAAGTACGTCCCTCCCGTCGTACTGCCCTAGCAATGCGTTGGTTGGCTGACGCCGCTGCTAAGCGCTCTGAAAAATCAATGGCTCTACGTCTAGCTGGTGAGCTAAACGATGCAGCAGAAGGTAAAGGCGCTGCCATCAAGAAACGTGATGATGTTCACCGTATGGCTGATGCGAACAAAGCTTTCTCGCACTTCCGCTTCTAA
- the rpsL gene encoding 30S ribosomal protein S12 translates to MATTNQLIRKGRKTITEKSKVPALQACPQRRGVCTRVYTTTPKKPNSAMRKVCRVRLTSGYEVSSYIGGEGHNLQEHSVVLIRGGRVKDLPGVRYHTVRGALDCAGVKDRKQGRSKYGAKRPKA, encoded by the coding sequence ATGGCAACTACAAACCAACTTATCCGTAAAGGTCGTAAGACCATTACTGAAAAGTCGAAAGTACCTGCACTACAAGCCTGCCCACAACGTCGCGGTGTTTGTACTCGTGTATATACTACGACTCCAAAAAAACCTAACTCAGCCATGCGTAAAGTGTGCCGTGTACGTCTAACTTCTGGCTACGAAGTATCTAGCTACATCGGCGGTGAAGGTCACAACCTTCAAGAGCACAGTGTTGTATTGATCCGTGGTGGTCGTGTAAAAGACCTTCCAGGTGTTCGTTATCACACCGTGCGTGGCGCACTTGACTGTGCAGGCGTGAAAGATCGTAAACAAGGCCGTTCTAAGTACGGTGCTAAGCGTCCTAAGGCATAA